The following nucleotide sequence is from Gemella haemolysans ATCC 10379.
ACTTTTGCTCCACCTAAAATCGCAACAAGTGGTCTTTCTGGATTATCAACTGCTCCACCGATAAATTTAATTTCTTTATCTACTAGGAATCCAGAAGCAGAGTTCCCTTCACCAATGTTAGATGCAATACCAACGTTTGAAGCGTGAGCACGGTGAGCTGTACCGAATGCATCGTTTACATACACATCACCTAGAGAAGCCCAATATTTAGCAAGTTCTGGATCATTTTTAGATTCTTTTTTACCATCTACATCTTCGAAACGAGTGTTTTCGAACATTAAGATTTCACCTTCATTTAATCCTTTAACCGCTGCTTCTAATTCAGCTCCGCGAGTTTCAGCTACGAATTTTACTTCTTTACCTAATAGTTCTGATAATCTTTTAGCAACTGGCGCTAAACTTTTTGAAGCTTTATCAGCTTCTTCTTTAACACGTCCTAAGTGAGAGAACGCTACTACTTTAGCTCCTTGATTTAAAGCATACTCAATAGTTGGTAATGCTGCAGTAATACGATTATCGTTTGTAATTACACCATCTTTTAAAGGCACGTTGAAATCAACACGCATTAAGACAGTTTTCCCTTGTAAGTTACCTAAGTCTTTAATAGATTTCTTCATGGAAAGCTCCTTTTAAATATTTTTGGAATATATGAGACAAGATATAAGTCAAAATCAACTTATATCTTATCTACTCTTATTTATTACCTAATTAGATTATTTGATTAATCCTGCAAAGTATTTTAATGTTCTTACTAATTGAGCAGTGTAAGACATTTCGTTATCGTACCAAGATACAACTTTAACTAGTTGTTTGTCTCCAACTGTTAATACTTTTGTTTGAGTTGCATCGAATAATGATCCATAAGAAATTCCTACGATATCAGAAGATACGATTGGATCTACGTTATAACCAAATGATTCGTTAGCCGCAGCTTCCATAGCAGCATTAATTTCTTCAGCTGTAACAGTTTTTTCAACTACAGCTACTAATTCAGTTAATGATCCTGTTGGTACAGGTACACGTTGAGCAGCTCCATCTAATTTACCGTTTAATTCTGGGATTACTAATCCGATTGCTTTAGCAGCACCAGTTGTATTAGGTACAATGTTCTCAGCTGCAGCACGAGCACGACGTAAATCTCCACCGCGGTGAGGTGCGTCAAGTGTGTTTTGGTCTCCAGTATATCCGTGGATAGTTGTCATTAATCCTTCTACAACTGTGAATTTGTCGTTTAATACTTTAGCCATTGGAGCTAAACAGTTAGTAGTACATGAAGCACCAGAGATAACTGTTTCAGATCCATCTAAAATTTCGTGGTTTACGTTGTAAACTACTGTTTTAACGTCATTTCCACCTGGAGCAGAAATTACAACTTTTTTAGCTCCTGCTTTAACGTGAGCTTCAGCTTTTTCTTTAGAAGTGAAGAAACCAGTACATTCTAATACTACGTCTACTCCTAATTCTCCCCATGGTAATTCAGCTGGGTTTGGATTAGCGAAAGCTTTGATTTCTTTACCGTTTACTACGATACTTCCTTCTGCTGCTGATACTTCTCCATCA
It contains:
- the gap gene encoding type I glyceraldehyde-3-phosphate dehydrogenase, producing the protein MTVKVAINGFGRIGRLALRRIQNVEGIEVVAINDLTPVAQLVHLLKYDTTQGRFDGEVSAAEGSIVVNGKEIKAFANPNPAELPWGELGVDVVLECTGFFTSKEKAEAHVKAGAKKVVISAPGGNDVKTVVYNVNHEILDGSETVISGASCTTNCLAPMAKVLNDKFTVVEGLMTTIHGYTGDQNTLDAPHRGGDLRRARAAAENIVPNTTGAAKAIGLVIPELNGKLDGAAQRVPVPTGSLTELVAVVEKTVTAEEINAAMEAAANESFGYNVDPIVSSDIVGISYGSLFDATQTKVLTVGDKQLVKVVSWYDNEMSYTAQLVRTLKYFAGLIK
- a CDS encoding phosphoglycerate kinase: MKKSIKDLGNLQGKTVLMRVDFNVPLKDGVITNDNRITAALPTIEYALNQGAKVVAFSHLGRVKEEADKASKSLAPVAKRLSELLGKEVKFVAETRGAELEAAVKGLNEGEILMFENTRFEDVDGKKESKNDPELAKYWASLGDVYVNDAFGTAHRAHASNVGIASNIGEGNSASGFLVDKEIKFIGGAVDNPERPLVAILGGAKVSDKIAVIENLLDKADKVIIGGGMAYTFMKAQGKEIGISLCEDDKVEYARELMAKAGDKLVLPIDTVVAKEFSNDAPSRVAEGDIQPDEEGLDIGPKSVELFKNTLEGAKTVIWNGPMGVFEMPNFAKGTIGVCEAIAHLEGATTIIGGGDSATAAISLGYAEKFSHISTGGGASLEYLEGKVLPGIDSLSNK